One Acidimicrobiia bacterium genomic region harbors:
- a CDS encoding nitroreductase family deazaflavin-dependent oxidoreductase, translated as MDVATVATPRNWFKLLNRWMIIPMWRLGLGGFLNIWPAVGGRMLVLVHTGRKSGRRRLTPLNYAPSPPSSVFVLAGSGAGTDWYQNALANTAVEVWLPDGRWLAEAVDVSDHPLRPAILRDVLIGSGFAAPLAGVDPRRLSDHELEEKTAGYRLLELQHRADATGTHGPGDLSWIWVAAGALWVIDRARRR; from the coding sequence ATGGATGTCGCAACCGTCGCAACGCCGAGAAACTGGTTCAAGCTACTGAACCGGTGGATGATCATTCCCATGTGGCGTCTGGGTTTGGGAGGGTTCCTCAACATCTGGCCGGCCGTCGGCGGCCGGATGCTCGTGCTCGTCCACACCGGCCGAAAGTCCGGCCGGCGTAGGCTCACACCCCTCAACTACGCCCCTTCTCCGCCTTCGAGCGTGTTCGTGCTGGCCGGGTCCGGCGCCGGAACCGATTGGTACCAGAACGCCCTTGCCAATACTGCAGTGGAAGTCTGGCTGCCGGATGGTCGCTGGCTGGCCGAGGCCGTCGATGTGTCGGACCACCCTCTTCGACCGGCCATCCTTCGAGATGTCTTGATAGGCAGCGGGTTTGCAGCCCCCCTCGCCGGGGTAGACCCCCGCCGGTTGTCGGATCACGAGTTGGAAGAGAAGACCGCCGGTTATCGACTGTTGGAACTCCAGCACCGGGCCGACGCCACCGGTACCCATGGTCCGGGAGATCTTTCATGGATCTGGGTCGCCGCCGGCGCTCTCTGGGTGATCGACCGGGCCCGGCGCAGGTAA